GCAAATGATAAGTGAGTTGATCCTGTTCCTTGCATGTAGATCCGACGAAACACGCAGTCCAGGAGCTGGGTATATGTGATGGGTCGTGTCACTGGATAATTCCCCCCTTGTAACGATAGGCGATGGTCGAACTTACCTTCACGTGCAAACAAATACTCTGAATGTCTCGAGGAAGGGCTAGGCCTATTTTTCTGGTTGAAATTCAGTATGGTGTGGCATCAATGACCGCACAGTTCTGCATCACACAACAGTTCGGCGTAAATGCACAAGTACTGACGTGTCGATTCCCCGTCCAACATTAGCTGCACTTGATTTATCTCTGCATTGGTGCTGGAAGTCTGGAACTACTAAAACACAGTTGCAGCTAGCAGAACGCTACGTACGTACGCAGACCGAATTCACAGGCCACTTAAACACTTCTagacacacacactctctctcacAAACACGCAGAGATCACGTGCACGCAGCACGCCTAATACAAGCACGACACAACATCTAAACCAGGATCAAACGAGTCAAACACGTACTTTAGAAGAGATCCAAGCTGGCGGGTTGTCGCGTGACGCTGCATGCCAGTGCAGCTCGGCATCAGTCACGAACCCACGCCTAGTGCTTGGCAAGCCCCTCGTTTGCCATCTTGAAGAGCTGCGcctgcgcggcggcggcgcgatcgTCGCCGGAGCTGAGCGCGGCGCCGAACGCGTCCTTCACCTGCGCCGTGGTGAAGGGGAACCCGCTGCTGACCATGGAGTTGAGCAGCGACGCCGTGCCCTCGCGGTAGAGCGCGCCCACGCCGTCGGCGCGCGTGTTGGCCAGCGCCTCCGGCACGGTCAGGTCGTACCCGAACGGCACCGCGGCGCTCGGGCCGAACAGCCGCACCAGCGGGCACCAGTATCCGAACAGGCCCCATATCACGCCCGGGTGCGACATCCAATAACTGCAATGCACATGTACGTTAGGTTAGTAGTGCATGGTAAACTAGTCATACGCATGATGCGAGGGTTTTCGGAAGTTTAACGAGCTACACGTACCCGTAAGGGCCAGTGGAGAACGGTGGGGTGTTTGGGTCAAATGGCGTGGGGGTGTTCGTCGGCGGCGTCGGTACCAGCGGGGAGTAGGGTGGGCTGTTTGGGTCGAACGGCGTGGGAGTGCTTGGAGGCAACGGTACGTTTGGGGTCGGCGTAGTGCCCGAGGGAGGAGTTGTGCCAATGCAAGGCGTCGGTGAGGTGCCCGTGGACGGGCAGCCGCCACCAGGCGTGTTTGGGTCAGTTCCAGTGGATGGCGAGGGTGGGTAGTAGCCACCACCACCAGGGGTGCTCGGCGAGGTGCCGGTGGACGGGGCTGGCGGACAGTCACCGCTACCCGGCGTTGTTGGGGAGGGTGGGTAGCGGCCGCCACCAGGCGTGTTCGGGTCAGTGCCGGTTGATGGTGAGGGTGGGTAGTAGCTGCCACCAGGTGTGGTCGGAGAGGTGCCGGCGGACGGCGAGGGTGGGCAATTCCCGCCACCAGGCGTGGTAGGCGCAGTGCCGCTGGCTGGCGAGGGCGGGCAGTAGCCACCGCCAGGAGTGGTCGGAGAGGTACCGGCGGACGGCGAGGGAGGGCAGTTCCCGCCACCAGGCGTGGTAGGCGCAGTGCCGCTGTCTGGCGAGGGCGGGTAGTAGCCACCGCCAGGGGTGGTAGGAGAGGTGCCGGCCGACGGTGAGGGCGGGCAGTCTCCAGTCCCAGGCGTAGTTGGGGCAGTGCCGGTGGATGGAGTGGGCGGGTAGTAGCCTCCACCAGGGGTAGTCGGAGAGGTGTCACTGGACGGCGCGGGCGGGGAGTCTCCAGTCCCAGGCGTGGTTGGTGCAGTGCCGCTGGACGGAGTTGGCGGGTAGTAGCCTCCACCAGGGGTCGTCGGAGAGGTGTCACTGGACGGCGCGGGCGGGGTGTCCACGCCACCAGGCGTAGTAGGGGCGGCGCCTGTCGACGGCGAGGGCGGGCAGTCTCCAGTCCCAGGTGTGGTTGGGGAGGTTCCGCTGGACGGAGTGGGCGGGTAGTAGCCTCTACCAGGGGTGGTCGGAGAGGTGTCACTGGACGGCGCGGGCGGGGCGTCCTCGCGACCAGGCGTAGTAGGGGCGGCGCCTGTCGACGGCGAGGGCGGGTTGTAGTCTCCACCAGGGGTGGTTGGGGAGGTACCGACGGATGGTGTGGGCGGGTAGtatcctcctccacctccttgCGGTGGCGCCGGCGAGCAGGGCGGCGTCCCGTGGGAATCATCTGCGGGAAAAAAACACGTAAAATCCCAAAAGTTCAGTACAAATATACTCCTTGTAACGGACTGGACGTGGTAAACGGGAGGTATTATGCACGCACGATTGCAGGGCGTGGGGCTTGGTGAGTGGCTTGGGTCGGTGGGGCCAGGAGGGTAGTAGTCCTTGCGGCCACCGAAGTTCCCGCCGTCGGCGACGAGACTTCGCGCCGAAGCGCCGGACGCCACGAGCAGACAGCAAGCCACGAACGCGGTAGCCATCGCCATCGCCATCGCCTCGTTCGCAAAGAGAGCTTCTAAGCTGAGGCTTGGGGCCTTGAAGTTGACACTCGCGGCGTGGCCCTCTTTTTATAAGCAAACGTCGCGTGTGTTTACCTTTGCATGTATACCCGCATGGTGTGCACTTGTGGCGCGCTCTGCAGCAACGCACGAGGTAATGCGTAAATGCACTATGCGTAAAGGGAACGGGGTTAGTTGGACACAGTCACGCGATGCCTGAAGAGCTAGGGTTGTGCTGTGGGTAGGCTAGCCGGCTCCATTTCTGGGATCAGTAGCGAGCTCCCGCACAGACCGGCCGCTCCCACAAGCAAAATATGGCGTAGCCCCATTGCCTTCCAGGTGTATGGCGCATTGATGTGCGCCGAGCTGAGAGTTACTGTGCTCTCTTGAGGCGTGTCAGCTTCTCGCGGTAGATGGCAACGTCGTGTCGTCGGCTCGCCGTGCTCGCGCGACGCGacggtgcatgcatgcatggtgaTGCATGGGCTTGATTTTGGGCTGCAATGAGCGCAGGCGGTGTTAATGGTGGCCCTCCTTGAATGAATGAGAGCACTACTCCAGTTCTGGCGATGCTGCCATGCAAGCTCTTCTCTCGTGGACGGTCCTGAACCTCCTTAAATTGACTGCTGTAGGTAGTAGTAGCTCAGGAATTTAGTTCCACCTACCAACGTTGTGCATGCATAGGAGTCGCATGCAGTTCGCGAGGCGTCGTCGAGGAGGCACGGCCATGTGTCATTTTGTCTTGCACACATGTGTGCACGTTCGCCTGCACACTGATATGGCACGTTCTAGTTATGTTATCCTGCATTTCTGGCTCGCTTGATGTAGCAGAAATGTGAGAAGACATCGACGAACAAAAGGTAGTACTGAAGACCCGAATTTCTCAAAACACGAGAACATCGGCGCCTTAA
The Aegilops tauschii subsp. strangulata cultivar AL8/78 chromosome 3, Aet v6.0, whole genome shotgun sequence genome window above contains:
- the LOC109771845 gene encoding uncharacterized protein; the protein is MAMAMATAFVACCLLVASGASARSLVADGGNFGGRKDYYPPGPTDPSHSPSPTPCNHDSHGTPPCSPAPPQGGGGGYYPPTPSVGTSPTTPGGDYNPPSPSTGAAPTTPGREDAPPAPSSDTSPTTPGRGYYPPTPSSGTSPTTPGTGDCPPSPSTGAAPTTPGGVDTPPAPSSDTSPTTPGGGYYPPTPSSGTAPTTPGTGDSPPAPSSDTSPTTPGGGYYPPTPSTGTAPTTPGTGDCPPSPSAGTSPTTPGGGYYPPSPDSGTAPTTPGGGNCPPSPSAGTSPTTPGGGYCPPSPASGTAPTTPGGGNCPPSPSAGTSPTTPGGSYYPPSPSTGTDPNTPGGGRYPPSPTTPGSGDCPPAPSTGTSPSTPGGGGYYPPSPSTGTDPNTPGGGCPSTGTSPTPCIGTTPPSGTTPTPNVPLPPSTPTPFDPNSPPYSPLVPTPPTNTPTPFDPNTPPFSTGPYGYWMSHPGVIWGLFGYWCPLVRLFGPSAAVPFGYDLTVPEALANTRADGVGALYREGTASLLNSMVSSGFPFTTAQVKDAFGAALSSGDDRAAAAQAQLFKMANEGLAKH